A segment of the Zingiber officinale cultivar Zhangliang chromosome 8B, Zo_v1.1, whole genome shotgun sequence genome:
aaaatccttttccTCTTGTTTTGATTGCATTCAACTCTAATTCGCCGACGATTGCTGCTGGATCTGGGCTAAGCCGAGATTCAAGTGTGGTTTGGGTTTTTGGGTGGTACTGTAAATAGTATGTTCTTAGTCGCGGATGTGTTCCTCAGGCTACAGGTTGGAAGCTTGACGACGCTGTACAACTCTTCTATGTCGGCAATGAAGGTGGTGGGGTGGAGTCAACTTTCCCACCTCGACAGAATAATGGAACTACGAGGTGGTCATGGGCCTAACCTGTCAAACTTTGAGCGCGTTTTTTGTTGGGTCTAGCTTGTGATgagttattttgaatttttttgtgtTTTCAGTGAGCAGCAAAACGTTCTTGCTAGTGGTAGTTCAGTGAAAGGTGCCCTTGAAGATGAAGTGCGGGCACCATTACCTGTCAAAAGAGATACCCTTTATGGAGATCCTGCTTTTTTCAGGTTTCATTCTTTTTATGTCACTACACTTTGCAACAATTCTATTAGCTTAATTTGCAATATTCTATATAATGTTGTGTGCTAATGCATTTTCAAAGTTCAATTTTTGATGGTTCTTTTAGTGGATAACTTTTTTTTATTGTCCAACACCACAGGTTGCAACCAAGTTCAGTTGTTGCCTTCCGCAATTTTGATGAGGAATCAAAACGTTCTGCTGTTTGGGAATCAAGCGAAAGCAGTGCATCAACAGAAACTGGCACCCGTGACAATCTTGCTTCATTATATAGTCCACCTTTTGCCTTGATGTTCCAGGGCCCCTTTGACCAGGTGCTAAGATTATACAGATATCTCTTGTTGAAGTTACACAGTTATTCTTTGCTGATGTGTTATAGAACAAATTTGTAAACATGGGATTGATACCTCCTTTTTTATATTCATCTATCCTTACCTAGAGTTCAATGGCCTCAGGAGATCCACACTGTCCCCAAACAGTTAGGACTCATATCCTTTTTTACATTTTCCATTTGCTCATGGGCCACTTCATGACATTTCCCACTTGGAATTTCCTGTTGTAGAGCAAACTGTGCTAACTTATAAATAGAGCAATAGCTAATTCTACAATGCAACCTATAAGCTGGACCTTGTTTGGATATTGTCATTGTTCCATATGAATCTGAAGACTTGTTTTTCCTACTATGGTTGTAGTTTTTAATCCTATTATCTATTAATACTCAAtcagattagcattttatagCCTATCAATTAGTTTCAATTATGATCAGATTACATTTGTGACCACAATTTCAATTTTGTAGAACCTTTCCGAGTAATATAATAGCACAAATGCTCAGAGGATTTTGTGGCAGCTGTCAAAATAATGAAGAAATCGTGCAGACAGTAATTCACTTAGCAAACATATGGAAGTGGAAAATATTGGAAGTATTGTTGCAAAACTGAATTTATAGTAACTAAAATTTCATTAACAAATGAGCTGAAATTTGTGCTCTGTGACATGAGTGGTTTAACTGTTTCCAAATTCATATGAGCAGTTTATTAAGTCATCTGAAGTTATATTAATGCCATGTCAGTTATAGCAAGCATTGAGATTATTCCACTATCTTATattgaaaatattaattttgGAAATTTGGGGAGTTTGCTTGTGCATTATCACTAACTCTGCTCAATTACTTGTGTAGGCAAAGGTTGAGGCATCCCTTCATCGCAAGTGGCTGCTAGTCAATTTGCAGTCTAATGAAGAATTTAGCTCACACATGGTAGTTGGGCATgaaatagttttcttttattccacttgttcaAAATGGTAACTTTGGAAAGCTCTTGTTGTTAAAGCTCAATCGTGATACATGGGCAAATGAAGCCGTTGCAGAAACTATTCGTTCTAATTTCATTTTCTGGCAGGTTAGTCTACTATATCTTTGTTAGTTTATGTGCATTAATTGTTCTCACATTTCTTTAAGATTTTGAACActttttatgtttattttctcatggcagtttatttttttttatatgtcaCACTGCTATGGCAATTTTAGGTATACCATGATACTAGTGAGGGGAAGAAGGTTTGCACTTACTACAGTTTGTTCACTCTTCCTGCTGTACTAATCATTGATCCCATCACTGGACAAAAGATGCGTGCATGGACTGGTATGGTTCATCCAGAGAGGTTGCTGGAGGTAATAGCAATATCAACCTTGACTAACATGGCTATGTTCTCTTTCGGTTTGATGGTACATGCATCCCATTCTTGAAAGAATTATTTGCTCGCAGTTACCTCCTTTGAGCATAGCATTGCCCTTCTATCCTTTTCCTAGTTTGCTGTGTAGAGTCAGCAGACCCATCACAGATAACAGTTCTTCAGTTTTAACCTTGTCAGTGTGGAGAATCTGGGGGAAACAATCTGTTTAGCTTGATTAGGATAAATCAATATTCCTTTACGGTAGACACTGATTAATGATGATGTTCGTGTTAGTGGATGTTGAATTTATTTCTAGTCGGAAACCTAGCCTATTTAGAAAGTACCCTCTGTTCAATGAATCTTTCTAAAATAAGTGATGGTGCGATTAGTTTGCCTTTTTCTCAATACAGGATTTACTTCCGTTCCTTGACAAAGGTCCAAATGAACAACATGCTTTTCTTCCTCAAAAACGGCCAAGAGTCGCACATGATTCTGCTATTGCTGATATAGCCGGTGAGTCAGAAGATGGTTAGTGAGGGATGCAACTAAAACTCTCATTTATGTTATGCATCTAAATCATTACATGTTCTGTGAAGGGATACAAATTTAAGTTATTGCAAGTTGTTGACATGGGAACTAATTAGTGATGCATACTAAACCAATGTCACAAGAACCTTGTCATCACGGGTTCGAGTTgcggaaatagcctcttgcaatgcaagataaggctgcgtacaataaaTCCAATGTTGTCCGACCCTTTCTAAGACTGTGTTCGTGCACTGGGCTATCCTTTTGATGCATACTGAACCAATTGTTTTACTTGCATcaagagcaaaggaagacaaAAACTTGTGCTAAAATACTGAGCTCCAATGCCAGCAGAACTTAGTAAAACATTGTAACGAACTGTATAAACTCAATGAACATTGTAGAAGATATGTACAAGTCAAATATGAAAATTGTAATGGAGGTCTATTATAATTTGTCTAATGGTATGGTTCTATTTTAGACAAAGAGTCTGTGGAGGATGATGTCGAGGTGATGCAAGCCATAGCAGCCTCCTTGGAGGACACTAAAGGTCCTACGCATCTTGCGACATGTGAGGGATCTGGATCCGAGATACCTCTTGAAACCAGTTCAAATGAAAAGGTAACTTATCTTCCTCTTCCTGAAGAACCACAAGGCAGCAAAGGACTATGTAGGGTTGGGATTCGCCTCCCTGATGGGCGCCGAATCCAGAGAAAGTTTCTCCTTGCTGATTCAATAAAGGTTTACCTTATGCAGTGCAATTTAATATTCTCAGCTAATTTTAGCTGGCACAAGCTCATGTCTGTGATTTCAATGCAGTTGT
Coding sequences within it:
- the LOC122016434 gene encoding plant UBX domain-containing protein 7-like isoform X1 → METLPSAAERQQLVSSFLEIAVGQTADTATQFLEATGWKLDDAVQLFYVGNEGGGVESTFPPRQNNGTTSEQQNVLASGSSVKGALEDEVRAPLPVKRDTLYGDPAFFRLQPSSVVAFRNFDEESKRSAVWESSESSASTETGTRDNLASLYSPPFALMFQGPFDQAKVEASLHRKWLLVNLQSNEEFSSHMLNRDTWANEAVAETIRSNFIFWQVYHDTSEGKKVCTYYSLFTLPAVLIIDPITGQKMRAWTGMVHPERLLEDLLPFLDKGPNEQHAFLPQKRPRVAHDSAIADIADKESVEDDVEVMQAIAASLEDTKGPTHLATCEGSGSEIPLETSSNEKVTYLPLPEEPQGSKGLCRVGIRLPDGRRIQRKFLLADSIKLLWSFCSLKLEDEQQRPFHFTQAIPGASKSLEYESDLTFEAASLSNSMISLVWD
- the LOC122016434 gene encoding plant UBX domain-containing protein 7-like isoform X2, which encodes METLPSAAERQQLVSSFLEIAVGQTADTATQFLEATGWKLDDAVQLFYVGNEGGGVESTFPPRQNNGTTSEQQNVLASGSSVKGALEDEVRAPLPVKRDTLYGDPAFFRLQPSSVVAFRNFDEESKRSAVWESSESSASTETGTRDNLASLYSPPFALMFQGPFDQAKVEASLHRKWLLVNLQSNEEFSSHMLNRDTWANEAVAETIRSNFIFWQVYHDTSEGKKVCTYYSLFTLPAVLIIDPITGQKMRAWTGMVHPERLLEDLLPFLDKGPNEQHAFLPQKRPRVAHDSAIADIADKESVEDDVEVMQAIAASLEDTKGPTHLATCEGSGSEIPLETSSNEKLLWSFCSLKLEDEQQRPFHFTQAIPGASKSLEYESDLTFEAASLSNSMISLVWD